DNA sequence from the Vibrio sp. BS-M-Sm-2 genome:
CTTGTGCGATAAACGCAGTCGCAACACCTTGCATGATAGCAGTACCATCCATGTTCACAGTCGCACCTAGTGGTACTGTGAAAGACGCTACTTTGTTGTCTACGCCCATACGGTTCTTAGCCGTTTCCATGGTTACTGGAATCGTTGCGTTTGAAGATGCTGTTGAGAATGCAAACATGATTGCATCTTCCATCTTACGTAGGAATGTAATCGGACTAAGACCTGTGAATCCTTTAAGCATTGCGCTGTAAGTAACCAAACCGTGTAACAGTAGGGTACCTGCAAGTACTAAGAAGTATTCTGCTAGGTTCCAAATCGCACCCAAGCCAAGGCCAGAAAACAGTTTCGCCATTAAGAAGAATACGCCGTAAGGAGCAAGGTTCATTAGTAGCGCAACTAGCTTCATGATCACTTCGTTAAGATCAGAGAAAACTGCAGCGATACGTTCACCGGGTTTGCCCGCTGCACTGATTGCGATACCAAACAACACTGCAAATACGATAACTTGTAACGTTTTGCCCTCAGCCATCGCCTGAATAGGGTTGGTTGGGAACATGTCGATGATTACTTGGCCCAAAGAAGGGGCATCTGCTGATTTGAAAGAGCTCGCAGCAGTAAGATCCGCACCAGCTCCAGGTTGGAACAGGTTACCGATAGTGAGTGCTAGAGTGATAGCAACGGCTGTAGT
Encoded proteins:
- a CDS encoding dicarboxylate/amino acid:cation symporter, producing the protein MNTKKPMSLTGRVILGMVVGILTGFAIQSLFADSGFVNNYIVNGFFEVGGQIFVASLKMLVVPLVFVSLVCGTSSLKDLSTLGRMGGKTLALYIGTTAVAITLALTIGNLFQPGAGADLTAASSFKSADAPSLGQVIIDMFPTNPIQAMAEGKTLQVIVFAVLFGIAISAAGKPGERIAAVFSDLNEVIMKLVALLMNLAPYGVFFLMAKLFSGLGLGAIWNLAEYFLVLAGTLLLHGLVTYSAMLKGFTGLSPITFLRKMEDAIMFAFSTASSNATIPVTMETAKNRMGVDNKVASFTVPLGATVNMDGTAIMQGVATAFIAQAYNIDLTMGDYLMVILTATLASVGTAGVPGVGLVMLAMVLNQVGLPLEGIALIMGVDRLLDMIRTAVNITGDSAVSIIVAKSEGALDESRFNDPAAGEKEEEVKLARQQA